The Prochlorococcus marinus str. MIT 9301 genome window below encodes:
- a CDS encoding Rqc2 family fibronectin-binding protein, whose amino-acid sequence MDITSIRSVLHYLTKNILPTKFETAQQPEPNTIQLCFRGVDSQTWLEVSWNGDSPRILKINKPEKIGRESTLSKQIRYGLKYMALISIDQDDFERVIKFSFAKKPGDEINKYLIFELMGKHSNIFYLDNKHKIIAVGKQIKSSQSSFRTISTGSIYSGPPVNLKKQPREDESFQSWKDSISIVPESLKYCLINTYQGVSPILTKQLEFVSATVNSGIMGKNIDFISNSDLKEIFKNWKIWINRFKNNNFNFSIFNKDFYCVWFFDKEINFENKKDLCTSLENYYDYHLKQKKLELLEKKIEGIIFKQSNTEKKNLNIQSDLLTKSENYEKYKEKADNIFASHEIKKQDIIKGQKLYKKSKKLKRSRELIKERLSIYKTNIERLDEFTTLLENLNSLNHEKLSMRIKLLEEIMEEICNEFNINIKKQREDQKSTYEIESSPIQVDTPTGLKLQVGRNMRQNDLISFKFSKKGDLWFHAQESPGSHVVLKSSSQVASEQDLQIAADLAALFSKAKRNIKVPINLVRIKDLQKIKNGGPGCVSFKNGEIIWGNPTRGEDYIKKNLKTVI is encoded by the coding sequence ATGGATATTACATCTATTAGATCTGTCTTGCATTATTTGACAAAGAACATCTTACCTACAAAGTTTGAGACTGCCCAACAACCAGAGCCTAATACAATTCAATTATGTTTTAGAGGAGTTGATTCTCAAACATGGTTAGAAGTTTCATGGAATGGAGACTCCCCAAGAATACTAAAGATAAATAAGCCAGAAAAGATTGGGAGAGAAAGCACACTTTCTAAACAAATAAGATACGGATTAAAGTATATGGCTTTAATTTCGATTGATCAAGATGATTTCGAGAGAGTTATTAAATTTAGTTTTGCGAAAAAACCTGGAGATGAAATTAATAAGTATTTAATTTTTGAATTAATGGGAAAACATAGTAATATTTTTTATCTGGATAATAAACATAAAATAATTGCCGTTGGTAAACAAATTAAATCAAGTCAATCTAGTTTTAGAACAATTTCAACAGGATCAATTTATTCTGGCCCTCCAGTCAATCTCAAAAAACAACCTAGAGAAGATGAGTCTTTTCAATCATGGAAAGACTCAATTTCAATAGTACCTGAGTCTTTGAAATACTGTTTAATAAATACCTATCAAGGAGTAAGCCCTATCCTCACAAAACAATTAGAGTTTGTTAGCGCAACTGTTAATTCAGGAATAATGGGAAAAAATATTGATTTCATTAGCAACTCAGACTTAAAGGAGATATTTAAAAATTGGAAGATTTGGATAAACAGGTTTAAAAACAATAACTTTAATTTTTCTATATTCAACAAAGATTTTTATTGCGTTTGGTTTTTTGATAAGGAAATTAATTTCGAAAATAAAAAAGATTTATGCACAAGCTTAGAAAATTATTATGATTATCATCTGAAACAAAAAAAACTTGAATTATTGGAAAAGAAAATTGAAGGGATAATTTTTAAACAGTCCAATACTGAGAAAAAGAATTTAAATATTCAATCTGATCTTCTGACAAAATCAGAAAACTACGAGAAATATAAAGAAAAAGCTGATAATATATTTGCCTCACATGAAATTAAAAAACAAGACATTATAAAGGGACAAAAACTATATAAAAAATCAAAAAAACTAAAGAGATCTAGAGAATTAATAAAAGAAAGATTAAGTATTTACAAAACAAATATAGAGAGATTAGACGAATTCACAACGCTTCTAGAAAATTTAAATTCTTTAAATCATGAAAAACTTTCTATGAGAATCAAACTTCTAGAAGAAATTATGGAAGAAATTTGTAACGAGTTTAATATCAATATCAAGAAGCAAAGAGAAGATCAGAAAAGTACATATGAGATAGAGTCTTCACCAATTCAAGTTGACACTCCCACAGGATTAAAGCTTCAGGTAGGGCGAAATATGAGGCAAAATGATTTAATAAGCTTTAAATTCTCAAAAAAAGGCGATTTATGGTTTCATGCACAGGAATCACCAGGCAGTCATGTAGTTTTGAAGTCTTCATCTCAAGTAGCATCTGAACAAGATCTTCAAATAGCTGCAGATTTAGCTGCTTTATTTAGTAAGGCAAAAAGAAACATTAAAGTTCCAATTAATTTAGTAAGGATTAAAGATTTACAAAAAATCAAAAACGGAGGACCAGGTTGCGTTTCCTTTAAAAATGGAGAAATTATTTGGGGAAATCCTACAAGAGGAGAAGATTACATTAAAAAAAATCTTAAAACAGTAATTTAG
- the gmk gene encoding guanylate kinase, translating to MKNQKKLIILTGPSGVGKGTVVKEILCKEKNFWLSISATTREPREGEKDGENYYFLNQEKFKEMIEQNLFLEWAQFAGNYYGTPLSSVNEKIKKGFTVLLEIEVEGARQIKNKFPNSQSIFLLPPDKEELERRIRNRGTEKEEAIKKRLSRANYEISASNEFDFALTNHNVDETAKKIIKLIKT from the coding sequence ATGAAAAATCAAAAAAAACTTATTATCCTTACTGGACCCAGCGGGGTAGGTAAAGGAACAGTTGTTAAAGAAATATTATGTAAAGAAAAAAATTTTTGGCTTTCTATATCTGCAACTACTAGAGAACCTAGAGAGGGAGAGAAAGACGGAGAAAATTATTATTTCTTAAACCAAGAAAAGTTTAAAGAAATGATTGAACAAAACCTTTTCCTTGAATGGGCTCAATTTGCTGGAAACTACTATGGAACGCCTTTGTCTTCAGTTAATGAGAAAATAAAAAAGGGATTTACCGTACTTCTTGAAATTGAAGTAGAGGGTGCAAGGCAAATAAAAAATAAGTTTCCTAATTCACAGTCAATATTTTTGCTTCCTCCGGATAAAGAAGAGTTAGAGAGAAGAATAAGAAATAGAGGTACAGAAAAAGAAGAGGCAATTAAAAAAAGACTCTCAAGGGCTAATTATGAGATTTCAGCATCAAATGAATTTGATTTTGCATTAACAAATCACAATGTTGATGAAACAGCAAAAAAAATAATCAAGTTAATAAAAACTTGA
- the psaJ gene encoding photosystem I reaction center subunit IX: protein MFKILNTKFVRSAPVVAAIWLSLTAGIIIEFNRFFPDLLFHPMS, encoded by the coding sequence ATGTTCAAAATTCTAAACACAAAATTTGTCAGATCTGCTCCAGTCGTAGCAGCAATTTGGCTAAGCCTTACAGCTGGAATAATTATTGAATTTAATAGGTTTTTCCCAGATTTATTATTCCATCCAATGAGTTGA
- a CDS encoding photosystem I PsaF protein (subunit III), which produces MKFFFSIITSVFLFLGITPIALAANGPALNADRASTEYTASALTKCSENPKFIERANSATTQKDIARFERYGKASCGDDGLPHLIIGPPLEPWGALLNRGHEGDLLIPGVLFIYIAGIIGWSGREYLIESKKTKNPADLEIIIDLDLARKCLVKGAQWPLLANKQGRNGDLREKDNNITLNGPR; this is translated from the coding sequence ATGAAATTCTTTTTTTCAATCATAACCTCAGTTTTTCTGTTCCTCGGAATTACTCCAATTGCTCTAGCTGCAAATGGTCCTGCCTTAAACGCAGATAGAGCTAGCACAGAATATACCGCTTCAGCCCTCACAAAATGCTCTGAAAATCCTAAATTCATTGAGAGAGCAAATTCTGCAACTACTCAAAAAGACATAGCAAGATTTGAAAGATATGGAAAAGCATCATGCGGAGATGATGGTCTTCCTCATTTAATAATTGGACCTCCTCTTGAGCCATGGGGGGCCCTTCTAAATAGAGGTCATGAAGGAGATTTACTTATTCCGGGAGTATTATTCATTTACATTGCTGGAATTATAGGTTGGTCAGGAAGAGAGTATCTCATTGAATCAAAAAAGACTAAGAATCCAGCAGATCTTGAGATCATTATTGATCTGGACTTAGCCAGAAAATGTCTTGTAAAAGGAGCCCAATGGCCTCTTCTTGCTAATAAACAAGGTAGAAATGGAGATTTAAGAGAGAAAGATAACAACATTACACTTAATGGTCCTCGCTAA
- the tsaD gene encoding tRNA (adenosine(37)-N6)-threonylcarbamoyltransferase complex transferase subunit TsaD: protein MHKVLAIETSCDETSVSIVSNIGDTFRIHSNIIASQIEDHSKWGGVVPELAARKHLELLPFVLEKALEQAKIKIEEVDYIASTVAPGLVGCLRVGSITARSLCMLHSKPFLGIHHLEGHLSSILFSENYPKKSFLTLLVSGGHTELIKVDDNRGMQRLGKSFDDAAGEAFDKVGRLLGLGYPGGPAIEKIAKNGDPMKFNLPKCRISDKKGGFLKYDFSFSGLKTAVLRLVERINLAGKTVPIPDIAASFERVVAEVLVERTIKCAEDHRLDNVVVVGGVAANNTLRKMMISEASKKSIKVHLAPLDLCTDNAAMIGAAALFRIKFKDHLSNLKLGVAGRLSIEQANTLYEENPPF, encoded by the coding sequence ATGCATAAAGTTTTAGCTATTGAAACAAGTTGTGATGAGACATCTGTCTCAATAGTTTCTAATATTGGCGATACTTTCAGAATACATTCAAATATAATTGCCTCTCAAATTGAAGATCATTCAAAATGGGGAGGAGTTGTGCCTGAACTTGCAGCTAGAAAGCATTTAGAATTATTACCTTTTGTTTTAGAGAAGGCTCTAGAACAAGCAAAAATTAAAATTGAGGAAGTCGATTATATTGCGTCAACTGTAGCTCCTGGATTAGTTGGTTGTTTACGAGTTGGATCTATAACCGCAAGATCACTTTGCATGTTACATTCAAAACCATTTTTGGGAATTCATCATTTGGAGGGTCATTTATCTTCAATTCTATTTTCAGAAAACTATCCAAAGAAATCTTTTCTTACATTACTTGTTAGCGGCGGGCATACTGAATTGATAAAGGTAGATGATAATAGGGGGATGCAAAGACTTGGGAAAAGTTTTGATGATGCTGCTGGAGAAGCCTTTGATAAAGTTGGCAGACTATTAGGTCTTGGTTATCCAGGAGGACCGGCAATTGAAAAGATTGCTAAAAATGGGGACCCAATGAAATTTAATCTACCAAAATGTAGAATCTCTGATAAAAAAGGTGGATTTCTTAAATATGATTTCTCTTTTAGTGGTTTAAAAACTGCCGTATTAAGATTAGTTGAGAGAATAAATTTGGCTGGGAAGACCGTTCCAATTCCAGATATTGCTGCAAGTTTTGAGAGAGTTGTGGCAGAGGTCTTGGTAGAGAGAACAATAAAATGCGCAGAAGATCATAGATTGGATAATGTAGTTGTGGTTGGGGGAGTGGCTGCTAACAATACATTAAGAAAAATGATGATTAGTGAAGCTAGTAAAAAATCTATTAAAGTTCATTTAGCTCCTCTTGATCTTTGTACAGATAATGCGGCAATGATTGGAGCGGCGGCTTTGTTCAGAATCAAATTTAAGGATCATTTAAGTAACCTTAAATTAGGTGTCGCAGGAAGACTATCAATTGAACAAGCAAATACCCTTTATGAAGAAAACCCTCCTTTCTAA
- a CDS encoding high light inducible protein has translation MNKQPPKIEIKETKNLVDKKELNLWKRGFTPQAEIWNGRMATVGIGIIFIIIALISQFS, from the coding sequence ATGAACAAACAACCTCCTAAAATCGAGATTAAAGAGACAAAAAACTTAGTTGATAAAAAGGAATTGAATTTGTGGAAAAGAGGTTTTACCCCTCAAGCTGAAATATGGAATGGAAGGATGGCAACTGTTGGTATAGGAATTATTTTCATAATTATTGCTTTGATAAGCCAGTTTTCTTAA
- a CDS encoding cation:proton antiporter, giving the protein MTPERLGLLWGITVFAGACARLFSSFTGFPSVVLLLLSGLLIGRSGLGLVEPLDLGQGLETIVGLLVCLVLFEGGLNLKLPEGNIRNTVLKISLVRLFISLSAGIFIAHWLAGLSWQVAGIYSAIVLATGPTVVSPLVEQIKLASPLSEVLKAEGLLLEPIGAVLALLLLELTLGDLRGINDVFIALMQRLGGGVLIGLSAGWLLSEILKKIKNEASFGIELQVTLGFIFLVYGICEYFLPESGLPASVAAGFIVGKREVIDKERLDNLIGELAQLAITVLFPLLAADVSWGELSPLGWGGVVCVFMLMVIVRPISIWIATIGRDLNLKEKIFLAWLAPRGIVTAAVASLFSIRLEQAGILGAGRLQGLVFLTILMTVGIQGLSAKPLVNRLKLGQKNNFD; this is encoded by the coding sequence ATGACGCCTGAAAGGCTTGGATTACTTTGGGGGATAACTGTATTTGCAGGGGCTTGCGCTCGATTATTTTCTTCTTTTACAGGATTCCCAAGTGTTGTTCTTTTATTGCTTTCTGGATTATTAATTGGAAGATCAGGATTGGGACTTGTTGAACCTTTAGATCTCGGGCAAGGACTTGAAACTATTGTGGGACTCTTGGTCTGTTTGGTTCTTTTTGAAGGGGGATTGAATTTAAAACTGCCTGAGGGGAATATAAGAAATACTGTTTTAAAAATTTCATTGGTAAGACTTTTTATTTCATTATCAGCGGGAATTTTCATTGCTCATTGGCTGGCTGGCCTCTCATGGCAGGTCGCAGGAATATATAGTGCCATAGTTCTAGCTACTGGACCAACAGTTGTCTCTCCATTAGTGGAACAAATAAAATTAGCTTCCCCACTCTCGGAAGTTTTAAAAGCTGAAGGGTTGCTGCTTGAACCAATTGGTGCAGTACTAGCATTACTGCTTTTAGAATTGACTTTAGGGGATCTTCGTGGGATTAACGATGTATTTATAGCATTAATGCAAAGATTAGGGGGAGGAGTTTTAATCGGATTAAGTGCAGGATGGTTACTATCAGAAATTTTAAAAAAAATAAAAAATGAAGCCTCATTTGGTATAGAGCTTCAAGTTACCCTTGGATTTATTTTCCTTGTGTATGGAATTTGCGAATATTTTTTACCAGAATCAGGCTTGCCGGCTTCAGTCGCGGCAGGTTTTATTGTAGGCAAAAGAGAAGTTATAGATAAGGAGAGATTGGATAATCTAATAGGTGAATTAGCTCAATTAGCAATAACAGTTCTTTTCCCTCTTTTGGCCGCTGACGTTTCTTGGGGTGAATTAAGTCCGCTAGGCTGGGGAGGGGTTGTTTGCGTTTTTATGTTGATGGTAATTGTTCGCCCTATCTCTATCTGGATAGCAACAATAGGGAGAGACTTGAACTTAAAAGAAAAAATATTTTTAGCCTGGTTAGCCCCAAGAGGTATTGTTACTGCGGCTGTAGCTTCTCTTTTTTCTATCAGATTAGAGCAGGCTGGTATCCTTGGGGCTGGCCGTCTACAAGGTTTAGTTTTTCTTACTATTTTGATGACAGTAGGAATACAAGGACTTTCAGCTAAACCTTTGGTAAATAGACTTAAATTAGGCCAAAAAAATAATTTTGATTGA
- the gltX gene encoding glutamate--tRNA ligase: protein MEKRLRLAPSPTGLFHIGTARTALFNWLYAQKIGGKFLIRIEDTDFLRSKSEYTKNILEGLKWLGLKWDEEPIKQSDRISIHKSYIKKLLECGAAYRCFTSEDEISELREEQKKKGLPPKHDNRHRSLSKEEIETFISQGRTSVIRFKIDEKIEIKWIDQIRGEIKWQGKDLGGDLVLSRRAKGYEIGDPLYNLAVVVDDNFMNITHVVRGEDHISNTAKQILIYKALNFNLPTFSHTPLILNSEGKKLSKRDCVTSIDEFREMGYLPEALSNYMAFLGWSPKSADREILSLEEISKIFDLSEINKAGAKFSWEKLNWINSQYIKNIESIKLIEIMRKYWDDNGWKPPSEEWANKLAILIRDSMTLLKDSIDQSKPFFLIPTIQKEGQDFLEIRESKLSLKLILNYLIEKNTIKLNKEKAKEIINEISKKHNIKKGILMKSLRVAFFGSLSGPDLIQSWELFAESKTDRTRIERCL, encoded by the coding sequence TTGGAAAAACGTTTAAGACTAGCCCCGAGTCCAACGGGTTTATTTCATATTGGGACAGCACGAACAGCACTATTCAATTGGTTGTATGCACAAAAAATAGGTGGAAAATTTCTTATCAGAATAGAAGATACAGATTTTCTTCGATCTAAATCTGAATATACAAAAAATATATTAGAAGGCTTGAAATGGCTTGGGCTTAAATGGGATGAAGAACCTATAAAGCAAAGTGACCGAATTTCGATTCACAAAAGTTATATCAAAAAACTATTGGAATGTGGAGCTGCATATAGGTGCTTTACATCAGAAGATGAAATATCTGAATTAAGAGAAGAACAAAAAAAGAAAGGATTACCTCCAAAGCATGATAATAGACACAGAAGTCTTTCAAAAGAAGAAATAGAAACATTCATATCCCAAGGGCGGACTTCGGTAATAAGATTTAAGATTGATGAAAAAATTGAAATTAAATGGATAGATCAGATAAGAGGCGAAATCAAATGGCAAGGTAAGGATTTGGGCGGTGATTTAGTTTTATCAAGAAGGGCTAAGGGATATGAGATTGGTGATCCTTTGTATAATCTTGCAGTAGTAGTTGATGATAATTTCATGAATATTACTCACGTTGTAAGGGGTGAAGACCATATCTCGAACACTGCAAAACAAATATTGATTTATAAAGCATTAAATTTTAATTTACCAACTTTTTCGCATACACCCTTAATACTGAATAGCGAAGGGAAAAAATTATCTAAGAGAGATTGCGTTACTTCAATCGACGAATTTAGAGAAATGGGATATTTACCTGAGGCCCTATCGAACTATATGGCATTTTTAGGTTGGTCTCCAAAATCTGCCGACAGAGAAATACTTTCTCTTGAAGAGATATCTAAAATTTTTGACTTATCAGAAATAAATAAAGCTGGAGCCAAATTTAGTTGGGAAAAACTCAACTGGATTAATTCTCAATATATAAAAAATATTGAATCAATTAAGTTAATTGAGATCATGAGAAAATACTGGGACGACAATGGTTGGAAGCCGCCATCTGAAGAATGGGCTAATAAATTAGCAATTTTGATTAGAGACTCTATGACTCTTTTAAAAGATTCAATTGATCAATCAAAACCATTTTTCTTGATACCTACAATTCAAAAAGAAGGTCAAGATTTTCTGGAAATCCGGGAAAGCAAATTATCTTTAAAACTAATCTTAAATTATTTAATTGAGAAAAATACTATAAAACTAAATAAAGAGAAAGCCAAAGAAATAATAAACGAAATCTCAAAAAAGCATAATATTAAAAAAGGGATATTAATGAAATCACTAAGAGTAGCCTTTTTTGGATCTCTCAGTGGGCCAGATTTAATTCAAAGTTGGGAGCTTTTCGCAGAAAGTAAAACTGATAGAACTCGAATTGAAAGATGTCTTTAA
- the rplS gene encoding 50S ribosomal protein L19, with translation MTKMAKEKQEKDLETGIKAGASVDVAVEQKEKNTVSETTQTLSASNLIKEFENEQLKKELPEIYVGDTVKVGVKITEGNKERVQPYEGVVIAKRHGGINQTITVRRIFQGIGVERVFMLHSPQVASLKVERRGKVRRAKLFYLRDRVGKATRVKQRFDR, from the coding sequence ATGACCAAAATGGCCAAAGAGAAACAAGAGAAGGATTTAGAAACCGGTATTAAAGCTGGAGCATCAGTTGATGTGGCAGTTGAACAAAAAGAAAAAAATACGGTTTCTGAGACTACGCAAACCTTAAGCGCATCCAATCTTATTAAGGAATTTGAGAACGAACAATTAAAAAAAGAATTACCTGAAATTTATGTTGGGGACACTGTTAAAGTTGGTGTGAAAATTACAGAAGGTAATAAAGAAAGAGTCCAACCTTATGAAGGCGTTGTCATAGCAAAAAGACATGGAGGAATTAACCAGACTATTACAGTTAGAAGAATTTTTCAGGGTATAGGTGTTGAAAGAGTATTTATGCTACATAGTCCACAGGTTGCCTCTCTAAAAGTTGAACGTAGAGGTAAAGTAAGAAGAGCTAAGTTATTCTATCTGAGAGATAGAGTAGGAAAAGCTACTCGCGTAAAACAACGCTTTGATCGATAA
- a CDS encoding PepSY domain-containing protein yields the protein MKTLFNSRQFHKALAPWIFLPLFISSITGLLYRVSKDLLGYSREQVHWLMSLHEGEWLGDNGELIYVIFNSLGVLWMLVTGFQMFSKTISFTKKVTKGESKG from the coding sequence ATGAAAACTTTATTTAATTCTAGGCAATTTCATAAGGCTTTGGCGCCCTGGATTTTTCTTCCCTTATTTATATCTTCAATTACAGGTCTTCTTTATAGGGTTTCAAAAGATTTACTGGGTTACTCTAGAGAACAAGTTCATTGGTTAATGTCTCTCCATGAGGGCGAATGGCTTGGAGATAATGGAGAACTTATATACGTAATATTTAATTCCCTTGGAGTTTTATGGATGCTCGTCACAGGATTCCAAATGTTTTCAAAAACAATTTCATTTACCAAAAAGGTTACTAAAGGCGAGTCAAAAGGTTAA
- the map gene encoding type I methionyl aminopeptidase yields the protein MRHFADLLLNKNNSKANDQVPFIQRRRGIEIKSSREINLMKKSSRIVATVLREINDLIKPGMSTKDLDDFAEKRIKSFGAVPSFKGYHGFPSSICSSINNEVVHGIPSKNKIIKNGDLVKIDTGAYLDGFHGDSCISICVGEVSPKAQKLSDIAFKALYAGLSKIKAGNTLLDVAGEIEDVVVKNGFSVVEDYTGHGVGRNLHEEPSVFNFRTKELPNVVLREGMTLAVEPIVNEGTKFCKTLNDRWTVITKDGKLSAQWEHTIVVLKDGIEILTDRDF from the coding sequence ATGAGACATTTTGCAGATCTTTTGTTAAATAAAAATAATTCCAAAGCTAATGATCAAGTCCCCTTTATTCAGAGGAGAAGAGGAATTGAAATAAAGTCGTCACGGGAAATAAATTTGATGAAAAAATCTAGCAGAATTGTAGCTACTGTTTTGAGAGAAATTAATGACTTAATTAAACCTGGAATGAGTACAAAAGATTTAGATGATTTCGCAGAAAAGAGGATAAAAAGTTTTGGAGCTGTCCCAAGTTTCAAGGGCTACCATGGTTTCCCTTCTAGTATTTGTTCTAGTATTAATAATGAGGTTGTACATGGTATTCCAAGTAAAAATAAAATAATTAAAAATGGTGACTTGGTTAAAATTGATACAGGGGCATATTTAGATGGTTTCCATGGAGATAGTTGTATATCAATTTGTGTAGGAGAAGTTAGTCCAAAGGCTCAAAAACTTAGTGATATAGCTTTTAAAGCATTGTATGCGGGGCTTTCGAAAATCAAGGCAGGTAATACACTTCTAGATGTGGCTGGGGAAATCGAAGACGTTGTTGTAAAAAATGGCTTTAGTGTTGTAGAAGACTATACAGGTCATGGTGTTGGACGAAATCTTCATGAAGAACCATCGGTATTTAATTTTCGGACCAAAGAATTGCCTAACGTTGTCCTTCGCGAAGGAATGACATTAGCGGTTGAACCCATTGTTAATGAAGGGACTAAATTTTGCAAAACACTAAATGATAGATGGACCGTAATAACAAAAGATGGAAAACTATCAGCCCAATGGGAGCATACAATAGTTGTTTTAAAAGATGGTATTGAAATATTGACAGATCGAGATTTTTAG
- a CDS encoding SDR family oxidoreductase: MINPTKNKKTIGITGASGALGKELTKLFRQKGYKVIGFTHSKNNYEINLESPNEWIKWECGKESSLKKQLENIDILILNHGVYDLSRENSNYENSIEINALSKFKFLNLFEDIALSNDSQIKKEIWINTSEAEILPALNPSYEISKSLIGQLVSFKKNLLDKNTKKKLIIKKIILGPFKSELNPLGIMSPKFVSKKIYDLANSKNYLVIISPNPLTYVIFPLKEFFNFLYCQIIYKYKS, translated from the coding sequence ATGATAAATCCAACCAAAAACAAAAAAACCATAGGGATTACTGGAGCCTCAGGTGCGCTAGGGAAAGAATTGACAAAGTTGTTTCGTCAAAAAGGGTATAAAGTGATTGGATTTACTCATAGTAAAAATAATTATGAAATAAATCTTGAATCTCCAAATGAATGGATTAAATGGGAATGTGGGAAGGAGTCGTCATTAAAAAAACAATTAGAGAATATAGACATTTTAATTTTGAACCATGGTGTATATGATTTGAGTAGAGAAAATTCTAATTATGAAAACTCAATTGAGATAAATGCATTAAGCAAATTCAAATTTCTAAATTTATTTGAAGATATTGCTCTAAGCAATGATTCACAAATAAAAAAAGAGATTTGGATAAATACATCTGAAGCAGAAATATTACCCGCCCTAAATCCGTCATATGAGATTAGTAAATCCCTTATTGGTCAATTAGTTTCTTTCAAAAAAAATCTACTGGACAAAAATACAAAGAAAAAATTAATAATTAAAAAAATTATCTTAGGGCCTTTTAAATCAGAATTAAATCCTCTAGGAATAATGAGTCCCAAATTTGTTTCAAAAAAAATTTATGATTTAGCCAATTCAAAAAATTATTTAGTAATAATTAGTCCAAACCCTTTAACTTATGTAATTTTCCCATTGAAAGAATTTTTTAATTTTTTATATTGCCAAATTATCTATAAATATAAATCTTAG
- a CDS encoding phosphotransacetylase family protein, translating to MSDILLIGSCEPFSGKSAMVLGIAKKLLQKKKKVRIGKPLATCIELTNLPSMSYEGLIDDDVKFIGSTLNIEEENLISSVGLLDNISAEKRIFNKDLLPGKGFDQIEGLVNDDFEGLNILEAAGSLHEGMIYGLSLPQLARDLDAKVLIVNLWEDCKSVDALLDAKKQLGEKLAGVVLNGVLTQELEKVKNEIIPSLKDLDIEVFGVMPKSPLLRSVTVGELVRRLDAQVICCPEKDQLLVETLSIGAMGVNSAMEFFRRRRNMAVVTGADRTDIQLAALEASTQCLILTGLGDPLSQLIHRAEELEVPILKVELDTLSTVEIIEQAFGHVRIHESIKASYAIQLVQENVNLKRILEKIDFPCNFSDKC from the coding sequence ATGAGCGATATATTATTAATTGGCTCATGTGAGCCATTTAGTGGTAAGTCTGCAATGGTTCTTGGGATAGCAAAAAAACTTTTACAGAAGAAAAAAAAAGTACGCATTGGAAAACCTTTAGCAACGTGTATTGAACTTACAAATCTTCCCTCAATGTCTTATGAAGGATTAATAGATGATGATGTGAAGTTTATTGGATCAACTTTAAATATCGAAGAGGAGAATTTAATTTCTTCAGTAGGGTTATTGGATAATATCTCAGCTGAAAAAAGAATCTTCAATAAAGACTTACTCCCAGGAAAAGGTTTTGATCAGATTGAAGGATTGGTCAATGATGATTTTGAAGGTCTTAATATTTTAGAGGCAGCAGGAAGTCTTCATGAGGGTATGATTTATGGCTTAAGTCTCCCGCAACTAGCTAGGGATTTAGATGCGAAAGTTCTAATTGTGAATTTATGGGAAGATTGTAAAAGTGTGGATGCATTACTTGATGCGAAAAAACAATTAGGTGAAAAATTGGCTGGAGTTGTATTAAATGGAGTTTTGACGCAAGAACTCGAAAAAGTAAAAAATGAAATAATACCCTCTCTTAAAGATCTGGATATTGAAGTGTTTGGAGTGATGCCTAAATCACCACTTCTTAGAAGTGTCACTGTAGGTGAGCTTGTAAGAAGACTAGATGCCCAAGTAATTTGTTGCCCCGAAAAAGATCAATTGCTTGTTGAAACATTAAGTATTGGTGCAATGGGGGTAAATTCTGCAATGGAATTTTTCAGGAGAAGACGTAATATGGCTGTAGTTACTGGAGCTGATAGAACTGATATCCAACTTGCTGCTTTGGAGGCTTCGACTCAATGCCTTATTTTAACTGGTTTAGGAGATCCTTTGTCACAATTAATTCATAGAGCGGAGGAATTAGAGGTGCCAATTTTAAAAGTGGAATTAGATACTCTTTCCACAGTAGAAATTATTGAACAAGCTTTTGGTCATGTCAGAATACATGAATCAATTAAAGCTTCTTATGCTATTCAATTAGTTCAAGAGAATGTAAATCTAAAAAGAATTCTCGAAAAGATAGATTTTCCCTGCAATTTTTCAGATAAATGCTAA